Proteins co-encoded in one Anabas testudineus chromosome 8, fAnaTes1.2, whole genome shotgun sequence genomic window:
- the tlk2 gene encoding serine/threonine-protein kinase tousled-like 2 isoform X2 yields the protein MMEELHSLDPRRQELLEARFTGVGVAKGSGQSQNESSNQSLCSVGSLSDKELETPEKKANDQRVRKRKADHFDSSQGKAGTRGHKISDYFEVQQGSPSSVSSVNTELSTCSLKPASLHMVHKATQSDLTIEKLKAMENNKNSDLEKKEGRIDDLLRTNCDLRRQIDEQQKMLERYKERLNKCVTMSKKLLIEKSKQEKMACRDKSMQDRLRLGHFTTVRHGASFTEQWTDGYAFQNLIKQQERINSQREDIERQRKLLAKRKPPSMAQTPPPSLEQNKRKSKTNGTESEALSQAEYHEQEEIFKLRLGHLKKEEAEIQAELERLERVRNLHIRELKRIHNEDNSQFKDHPTLNDRYLLLHLLGRGGFSEVYKAFDLTEQRYVAVKIHQLNKNWRDEKKENYHKHACREYRIHKELDHPRIVKLYDYFSLDTDSFCTVLEYCEGNDLDFYLKQHKLMSEKEGRSIIMQIVNALKYLNEIRPPIIHYDLKPGNILLVNGTACGEIKITDFGLSKIMDDDSYNSVDGMELTSQGAGTYWYLPPECFVVGKEPPKISNKVDVWSVGVIFYQCLYGRKPFGHNQSQQDILQENTILKATDVQFPPKPVVTPEAKAFIRRCLVYRKEDRIDVHQLASDPFLMPHIRKSVASSGTSAMAVASTSSSSNSSASN from the exons ATGATGGAAGAACTGCATAGTCTGGACCCCCGACGACAGGAGCTGTTGGAGGCTCGCTTCACTGGGGTCGGTGTGGCTAAG GGCTCGGGCCAGAGTCAAAATGAGTCATCCAATCAGAGTCTATGCAGTGTGGGCTCACTCAGTGATAAAGAGCTTGAG ACTCCAGAGAAAAAGGCAAATGATCAGAGAGTAAGAAAACGGAAAGCAGACCACTTTGACAGCAGCCAAG gtAAAGCAGGAACAAGGGGACATAAAATTAGTGATTATTTTGAG GTGCAGCAAGGAAGTCCTTCCTCTGTCAGTTCTGTCAACACAGAGCTCTCGACGTGTTCACTGAAGCCTGCTTCTCTTCATATGGTCCACAAAGCTACACAG TCTGATCTTACtatagaaaaactaaaagcaatggaaaacaacaagaactCAGACCTGGAGAAGAAGGAGGGCCGAATAGACGATTTGCTGCGG ACAAATTGTGATCTAAGGAGACAGATTGATGAACAGCAGAAGATGTTGGAGCGATACAAGGAACGTTTAAATAAGTGTGTGACCATGTCTAAGAAGCTGCTGATTGAAAAA TCCAAACAGGAGAAGATGGCATGCCGGGACAAAAGCATGCAAGACAGGCTCAGACTGGGTCACTTCACCACAGTGAGACATGGAGCGTCTTTCACTGAACAGTGGACGGATGGATATGCCTTCCAAAACCTCATCAA ACAACAAGAAAGGATAAACTCCCAGCGAGAGGACATTGAAAGGCAAAGAAAGCTGCTGGCTAAACGCAAGCCACCCTCCATGGCCCAGACTCCACCCCCAAGTCTGGAGCAAAACAAACGCAAAAGCAAGACCAATGGAACAGAAAGTGAAGC GTTATCACAGGCAGAGTACCACGAGCAAGAGGAAATCTTCAAGCTAAGACTTGGCCATCTAAAGAAG GAAGAGGCTGAGATCCAGGCAGAGCTTGAAAGGTTGGAGCGGGTGCGGAACTTACACATTCGCGAGCTGAAAAGAATCCACAATGAGGATAATTCCCA GTTCAAAGATCATCCAACGCTAAATGACCGATACCTGCTTCTACATTTACTCGGACGAGGAGGTTTCAGCGAAGTTTACAAG GCATTTGACTTAACAGAGCAAAGGTATGTTGCAGTAAAAATCCATCAGTTGAACAAGAACTGGAGGGATGAGAAGAAGGAAAATTACCATAA GCATGCATGCAGAGAATATAGAATCCATAAAGAGCTGGACCATCCACGAATAGTTAAACTCTACGACTACTTTTCACTTGACACCGACTC GTTCTGCACAGTTTTGGAGTACTGCGAGGGCAATGACTTGGACTTCTACCTGAAGCAGCACAAGCTTATGTCAGAGAAAGAGGGCCGCTCCATCATAATGCAGATTGTTAATGCTCTCAAGTACCTCAATGAGATCAGACCACCCATTATCCACTACGACCTTAAACCTG GTAATATCCTCCTGGTGAACGGCACTGCCTGCGGGGAGATAAAGATCACGGACTTTGGTTTGTCAAAAATTATGGATGATGACAGCTACAACTCAGTGGACGGGATGGAGCTGACATCACAGGGAGCAGGGACATACTG GTATCTACCCCCTGAGTGCTTTGTGGTTGGGAAAGAACCACCCAAAATCTCCAACAAGGTGGATGTGTGGTCTGTGGGAGTCATTTTCTACCAGTGTTTGTATGGCCGCAAG CCCTTTGGTCACAACCAGTCCCAGCAGGACATCCTGCAGGAGAACACCATACTAAAGGCAACAGATGTGCAATTTCCCCCTAAACCAGTTGTCACACCCGAAGCTAAG GCCTTTATAAGGCGCTGTCTAGTGTACCGTAAGGAGGATCGTATTGATGTGCACCAGCTGGCCAGCGACCCCTTCCTCATGCCTCACATTCGCAAATCTGTGGCCTCCTCGGGCACCTCGGCCATGGCTGTGGCCTCCACATCTAGCTCCTCCAACAGCAGCGCCTCAAACTGA
- the tlk2 gene encoding serine/threonine-protein kinase tousled-like 2 isoform X1, whose product MMEELHSLDPRRQELLEARFTGVGVAKGSGQSQNESSNQSLCSVGSLSDKELETPEKKANDQRVRKRKADHFDSSQGKAGTRGHKISDYFEFAGGSGPGTSPARGIPPVVRSSPQHSLSNPPVTVQQGSPSSVSSVNTELSTCSLKPASLHMVHKATQSDLTIEKLKAMENNKNSDLEKKEGRIDDLLRTNCDLRRQIDEQQKMLERYKERLNKCVTMSKKLLIEKSKQEKMACRDKSMQDRLRLGHFTTVRHGASFTEQWTDGYAFQNLIKQQERINSQREDIERQRKLLAKRKPPSMAQTPPPSLEQNKRKSKTNGTESEALSQAEYHEQEEIFKLRLGHLKKEEAEIQAELERLERVRNLHIRELKRIHNEDNSQFKDHPTLNDRYLLLHLLGRGGFSEVYKAFDLTEQRYVAVKIHQLNKNWRDEKKENYHKHACREYRIHKELDHPRIVKLYDYFSLDTDSFCTVLEYCEGNDLDFYLKQHKLMSEKEGRSIIMQIVNALKYLNEIRPPIIHYDLKPGNILLVNGTACGEIKITDFGLSKIMDDDSYNSVDGMELTSQGAGTYWYLPPECFVVGKEPPKISNKVDVWSVGVIFYQCLYGRKPFGHNQSQQDILQENTILKATDVQFPPKPVVTPEAKAFIRRCLVYRKEDRIDVHQLASDPFLMPHIRKSVASSGTSAMAVASTSSSSNSSASN is encoded by the exons ATGATGGAAGAACTGCATAGTCTGGACCCCCGACGACAGGAGCTGTTGGAGGCTCGCTTCACTGGGGTCGGTGTGGCTAAG GGCTCGGGCCAGAGTCAAAATGAGTCATCCAATCAGAGTCTATGCAGTGTGGGCTCACTCAGTGATAAAGAGCTTGAG ACTCCAGAGAAAAAGGCAAATGATCAGAGAGTAAGAAAACGGAAAGCAGACCACTTTGACAGCAGCCAAG gtAAAGCAGGAACAAGGGGACATAAAATTAGTGATTATTTTGAG TTTGCGGGAGGTAGCGGTCCTGGTACCAGCCCTGCCAGGGGAATTCCACCAGTGGTCCGCTCTTCCCCGCAGCACTCCCTCTCCAACCCCCCTGTCACG GTGCAGCAAGGAAGTCCTTCCTCTGTCAGTTCTGTCAACACAGAGCTCTCGACGTGTTCACTGAAGCCTGCTTCTCTTCATATGGTCCACAAAGCTACACAG TCTGATCTTACtatagaaaaactaaaagcaatggaaaacaacaagaactCAGACCTGGAGAAGAAGGAGGGCCGAATAGACGATTTGCTGCGG ACAAATTGTGATCTAAGGAGACAGATTGATGAACAGCAGAAGATGTTGGAGCGATACAAGGAACGTTTAAATAAGTGTGTGACCATGTCTAAGAAGCTGCTGATTGAAAAA TCCAAACAGGAGAAGATGGCATGCCGGGACAAAAGCATGCAAGACAGGCTCAGACTGGGTCACTTCACCACAGTGAGACATGGAGCGTCTTTCACTGAACAGTGGACGGATGGATATGCCTTCCAAAACCTCATCAA ACAACAAGAAAGGATAAACTCCCAGCGAGAGGACATTGAAAGGCAAAGAAAGCTGCTGGCTAAACGCAAGCCACCCTCCATGGCCCAGACTCCACCCCCAAGTCTGGAGCAAAACAAACGCAAAAGCAAGACCAATGGAACAGAAAGTGAAGC GTTATCACAGGCAGAGTACCACGAGCAAGAGGAAATCTTCAAGCTAAGACTTGGCCATCTAAAGAAG GAAGAGGCTGAGATCCAGGCAGAGCTTGAAAGGTTGGAGCGGGTGCGGAACTTACACATTCGCGAGCTGAAAAGAATCCACAATGAGGATAATTCCCA GTTCAAAGATCATCCAACGCTAAATGACCGATACCTGCTTCTACATTTACTCGGACGAGGAGGTTTCAGCGAAGTTTACAAG GCATTTGACTTAACAGAGCAAAGGTATGTTGCAGTAAAAATCCATCAGTTGAACAAGAACTGGAGGGATGAGAAGAAGGAAAATTACCATAA GCATGCATGCAGAGAATATAGAATCCATAAAGAGCTGGACCATCCACGAATAGTTAAACTCTACGACTACTTTTCACTTGACACCGACTC GTTCTGCACAGTTTTGGAGTACTGCGAGGGCAATGACTTGGACTTCTACCTGAAGCAGCACAAGCTTATGTCAGAGAAAGAGGGCCGCTCCATCATAATGCAGATTGTTAATGCTCTCAAGTACCTCAATGAGATCAGACCACCCATTATCCACTACGACCTTAAACCTG GTAATATCCTCCTGGTGAACGGCACTGCCTGCGGGGAGATAAAGATCACGGACTTTGGTTTGTCAAAAATTATGGATGATGACAGCTACAACTCAGTGGACGGGATGGAGCTGACATCACAGGGAGCAGGGACATACTG GTATCTACCCCCTGAGTGCTTTGTGGTTGGGAAAGAACCACCCAAAATCTCCAACAAGGTGGATGTGTGGTCTGTGGGAGTCATTTTCTACCAGTGTTTGTATGGCCGCAAG CCCTTTGGTCACAACCAGTCCCAGCAGGACATCCTGCAGGAGAACACCATACTAAAGGCAACAGATGTGCAATTTCCCCCTAAACCAGTTGTCACACCCGAAGCTAAG GCCTTTATAAGGCGCTGTCTAGTGTACCGTAAGGAGGATCGTATTGATGTGCACCAGCTGGCCAGCGACCCCTTCCTCATGCCTCACATTCGCAAATCTGTGGCCTCCTCGGGCACCTCGGCCATGGCTGTGGCCTCCACATCTAGCTCCTCCAACAGCAGCGCCTCAAACTGA